The Halalkalibaculum roseum genome window below encodes:
- a CDS encoding ABC transporter ATP-binding protein, translated as MKSAIEIKHLSKTYESKEVLSDLQLEVPTGNIFGLIGPNGAGKSTLIGILTGLLDYSRGEILINGLELNEGNELEIKQQVASVLQPPLLFEHFTSHDFLNYICDIYEIREEGRAEKISSLLDYLGLTEFEHAKINKLSSGSRKKLSFCAAILSEPEILFLDEPFESIDVISIGRMKAILKHLQQKGKTIIITSHILEIVENLCNDIAILHKGKIIAYLDSESRRELQKDSSLNEIFESYIEVEKPKYDVLSWL; from the coding sequence ATGAAGAGTGCCATAGAAATAAAACATCTTAGCAAAACCTACGAGTCCAAGGAGGTTCTTTCCGACCTTCAGCTTGAGGTACCGACCGGAAACATCTTCGGACTCATTGGTCCGAACGGTGCCGGTAAAAGTACGCTAATAGGCATTTTGACGGGGCTGCTGGATTATAGCCGTGGAGAGATACTGATAAATGGATTGGAATTGAACGAAGGAAATGAGCTGGAAATCAAACAACAGGTTGCCTCGGTGCTTCAGCCACCGTTGCTGTTTGAGCATTTCACCAGTCACGATTTCCTGAATTATATCTGTGATATTTATGAGATCCGGGAGGAGGGGCGAGCTGAAAAAATTTCTTCCCTGCTGGATTATCTCGGACTTACCGAATTCGAACACGCCAAAATCAATAAGCTATCATCCGGCAGTCGTAAAAAGCTCTCCTTCTGTGCCGCCATTCTCTCTGAGCCGGAGATTTTATTCCTGGACGAACCTTTTGAAAGCATAGACGTCATTTCCATCGGCAGGATGAAGGCTATCCTTAAACACCTTCAACAAAAAGGAAAAACGATTATCATTACCAGTCACATATTGGAGATCGTGGAGAACCTTTGTAATGATATCGCTATTCTACATAAGGGAAAAATCATCGCCTACCTCGACTCAGAAAGCCGGAGAGAGCTGCAGAAAGATTCCAGTCTCAATGAAATATTTGAAAGCTATATAGAAGTGGAAAAACCTAAGTACGATGTGCTAAGTTGGCTGTAG